Proteins from one Pyrobaculum neutrophilum V24Sta genomic window:
- a CDS encoding PaREP1 family protein, with protein sequence MGALPKPWLDLAGYRRVRLEEARAEAALARKFLEQGLLRNAAGKAFQAWKALVAALAAERREELARLYPGKVKLRGRGRGWTG encoded by the coding sequence GTGGGGGCTCTGCCTAAGCCTTGGCTCGACCTGGCGGGGTACAGGAGGGTGAGGCTTGAGGAGGCTAGGGCTGAGGCCGCGTTGGCTAGAAAGTTCCTTGAGCAAGGTCTATTGCGAAACGCCGCCGGTAAGGCGTTTCAGGCCTGGAAGGCTCTAGTGGCGGCGCTTGCCGCGGAGAGGAGGGAGGAGCTGGCCAGGCTCTACCCTGGCAAGGTCAAGCTGAGGGGCAGGGGGCGAGGGTGGACAGGGTAG
- a CDS encoding putative CRISPR-associated protein → MRPVFFAVTVGISLLVNAQRDGARDIVEYAVQNPRRASAELNTLLSLRERWPALFSRPAAALYATDTDDGRRAAEALAQAVERLIQVKAQVKVIQQLGKDFEKGLLNLAKEVARDVRTARAGGALAYVVATGGFKPESTYAAAYLAGANGVAYIHETFREAVLLPMTPLDVADAVKKFHRGEIDEGLLARALGLDVQHLEAIGLLTPDRALNPLLAELLGDT, encoded by the coding sequence ATGAGGCCTGTCTTCTTCGCCGTGACGGTCGGGATCTCCCTCCTGGTCAACGCCCAGAGAGACGGCGCGCGGGACATCGTGGAGTACGCCGTGCAGAACCCCAGGAGGGCCTCCGCCGAGCTCAACACCCTCCTCTCCCTAAGAGAGAGGTGGCCCGCCCTCTTCTCCAGGCCCGCGGCGGCGCTGTACGCCACAGACACAGACGATGGGAGGAGAGCCGCCGAGGCCCTCGCCCAGGCGGTCGAGCGCCTCATCCAAGTCAAGGCACAGGTCAAGGTTATACAGCAGCTGGGGAAAGACTTCGAAAAGGGCCTCCTCAACCTGGCCAAGGAGGTGGCCAGAGACGTACGAACCGCCCGCGCCGGGGGCGCCCTAGCCTACGTAGTAGCCACCGGCGGCTTCAAGCCAGAGTCCACCTACGCGGCCGCATATCTCGCCGGCGCCAACGGAGTAGCCTACATACACGAGACCTTCAGAGAGGCCGTCCTACTGCCCATGACCCCACTCGACGTCGCAGACGCAGTGAAGAAGTTCCACCGCGGCGAGATAGACGAGGGGCTCCTCGCCAGAGCCCTAGGCCTCGATGTACAGCACCTAGAGGCGATAGGCCTACTCACCCCAGACAGAGCCCTAAACCCCCTCCTAGCCGAGCTCCTCGGCGACACCTAG